In one Planctomycetia bacterium genomic region, the following are encoded:
- a CDS encoding VOC family protein, with the protein MPTVQGNKIVPCLWFDDQGEAAAKLYVETFPNSKITAMTHYCGAGQEIHGRPTGSVMTVSFELDGQAFTALNGGPMFKFTEAVSLQVMCDTQTEIDRYWDQLTAGGDENAQQCGWLKDRFGLSWQITPKILPKMITSGEAEKAQRALQAMLGMKKLDIAALQKAYDG; encoded by the coding sequence ATGCCTACCGTACAAGGAAATAAAATCGTTCCCTGTTTGTGGTTCGACGACCAAGGGGAAGCGGCGGCGAAGCTGTATGTCGAGACCTTTCCGAACTCGAAGATCACGGCCATGACGCACTACTGCGGCGCCGGCCAGGAAATCCACGGCCGGCCGACGGGCTCGGTCATGACCGTCTCCTTCGAGCTCGATGGTCAAGCGTTTACCGCGCTCAACGGCGGACCGATGTTCAAGTTCACCGAAGCGGTTTCGCTGCAAGTTATGTGCGACACGCAAACCGAGATCGACCGCTATTGGGACCAGCTCACCGCCGGCGGCGACGAAAACGCGCAGCAATGCGGCTGGCTGAAAGACCGGTTCGGCTTGTCGTGGCAGATCACGCCGAAAATCTTGCCGAAAATGATCACGTCCGGCGAAGCCGAAAAAGCGCAACGCGCGCTGCAAGCGATGCTGGGGATGAAAAAGCTCGACATCGCGGCGCTGCAAAAAGCGTACGACGGATAG